In Actinoplanes sp. NBC_00393, a single genomic region encodes these proteins:
- the infC gene encoding translation initiation factor IF-3 — MNEQIRAREVRLVGPEGEQVGIVPLERALQLAADVDLDLVEVAPMARPPVCKLMDFGKFKYESALKAREARRNQQQTVIKEMKLRPKIDPHDYETKKGHVVRFLKAGDKVKVTIMFRGREQSRPELGFRLLRRLSEEISELGFVEASPKQDGRNMIMVLAPHRATKAAAAATIAANARPPREPREGDVAEAAPAAPADTTATAE, encoded by the coding sequence GTGAACGAACAGATCCGGGCTCGTGAGGTCCGCCTGGTCGGTCCGGAGGGTGAGCAGGTCGGCATCGTGCCGCTCGAGCGCGCTCTCCAACTGGCTGCGGACGTCGACCTGGACCTGGTCGAGGTTGCTCCGATGGCGCGGCCGCCGGTGTGCAAGCTCATGGACTTCGGCAAGTTCAAGTACGAGAGCGCACTCAAGGCCCGCGAAGCACGGCGCAACCAGCAGCAGACCGTCATCAAGGAAATGAAGCTCCGTCCGAAGATCGACCCGCACGACTACGAGACCAAGAAGGGTCACGTCGTTCGGTTCCTCAAGGCGGGCGACAAGGTCAAGGTGACGATCATGTTCCGTGGTCGTGAGCAGAGCCGCCCCGAGCTGGGTTTCCGGCTCCTGCGCCGGCTCAGCGAGGAGATCTCGGAACTCGGCTTCGTCGAGGCCAGTCCCAAGCAGGACGGCCGGAACATGATCATGGTGCTTGCTCCGCATCGGGCCACGAAGGCCGCGGCGGCAGCGACCATCGCCGCGAACGCGCGCCCGCCGCGGGAACCGCGTGAAGGCGACGTCGCCGAGGCCGCACCGGCTGCTCCGGCCGACACCACAGCCACAGCAGAGTAG
- a CDS encoding PH domain-containing protein encodes MTAVTFRPKKIRVVAVPGAIAVAALFTAMSFGLSGNAGFQDSRMTFQRGDQIALIGLGILLGLGILAFCRPRIVADDEGVHVRNLVGGYDLPWSVVRAVRFDRNSAWAHLELHDDEQVPIHALQAVDKDYAVDGVRTLRALHSAASAA; translated from the coding sequence ATGACCGCTGTGACGTTCCGACCCAAGAAGATCCGCGTCGTCGCCGTCCCGGGCGCGATCGCCGTCGCCGCCCTGTTCACCGCGATGAGCTTCGGGCTGAGCGGCAATGCCGGCTTCCAGGACTCGCGGATGACCTTCCAGCGCGGCGACCAGATCGCCCTGATCGGGCTGGGCATCCTGCTCGGCCTGGGCATCCTGGCGTTCTGCCGCCCGCGGATCGTCGCCGACGACGAGGGCGTGCACGTGCGCAACCTGGTGGGCGGCTACGACCTGCCGTGGAGTGTGGTCCGCGCGGTCCGGTTCGACCGGAACTCGGCGTGGGCGCATCTGGAGCTGCACGACGACGAGCAGGTGCCGATCCACGCGCTTCAGGCGGTCGACAAGGACTACGCGGTGGACGGAGTTCGTACGCTCCGGGCCTTGCATTCTGCTGCTTCAGCAGCCTGA
- the hisG gene encoding ATP phosphoribosyltransferase, giving the protein MLRIAIPNKGTLSGPASQMLRDAGYRQRTDPKDLICRDEANNVEFFYLRPRDIATYVGSGDLDLGITGRDLLVDSGVPATELLDLNFGGATFRWAAPAGSLTSADEIGGRRIATAYPGVVSRYLAENELKADVVRLDGAVENAVRLGVADLIADVVETGATLRQAGLVTLGEPIMRSSAILIGRDAETPNGAAQLLRRLQGVLVARNFVMLAYDVRADLLEQATSLTPGIESPTVSPLHREGWVAVEAMVQRSSVHRIMDELYELGARAILVTDIANCRL; this is encoded by the coding sequence ATGCTGCGCATCGCCATCCCGAACAAGGGCACCCTCTCCGGTCCGGCATCACAGATGTTGCGGGACGCCGGTTACCGCCAGCGCACCGATCCCAAAGACCTGATCTGCCGTGACGAAGCCAACAACGTCGAGTTCTTCTACCTGCGGCCGCGTGACATCGCCACGTACGTCGGATCCGGCGACCTCGACCTCGGCATCACCGGCCGGGACCTGCTGGTCGACTCCGGTGTTCCGGCGACCGAACTGCTCGACCTGAACTTCGGCGGCGCCACCTTCCGCTGGGCTGCCCCGGCCGGCTCGCTGACCAGCGCCGACGAGATCGGCGGCCGGCGCATCGCCACCGCCTACCCGGGTGTGGTCAGCCGCTACCTGGCCGAGAACGAGCTCAAGGCGGACGTCGTACGCCTGGACGGCGCGGTGGAGAACGCGGTCCGGCTCGGCGTGGCCGACCTGATCGCCGACGTGGTCGAGACCGGCGCGACGCTGCGCCAGGCCGGACTGGTCACCCTCGGCGAGCCGATCATGCGGTCCTCGGCGATCCTGATCGGCCGCGACGCCGAGACGCCGAACGGCGCCGCCCAGCTGCTGCGGCGCCTGCAGGGTGTCCTGGTCGCCCGCAACTTCGTCATGCTCGCCTACGACGTACGCGCCGACCTGCTGGAACAGGCCACCAGCCTGACCCCCGGCATCGAGTCCCCGACCGTCTCCCCGCTGCACCGCGAGGGCTGGGTCGCCGTGGAGGCGATGGTGCAGCGCAGCAGCGTGCACCGGATCATGGACGAGCTGTACGAGCTGGGTGCCCGTGCCATCCTGGTAACCGACATCGCCAACTGCAGGCTGTGA